GAAAGTCGCGAaaacgtcgacgacgcaacACAGCGTAGCCAGCCATCCACGAACCTGccaaggcagccagccagcatcgGGCTCTGTCAATCTCAGTCAATCCGCCCTCCGGATCATTCGTCCGTCCTCTACATTGTTTTCCCTCTTGTGCCCTCCCTCCATGGCGTCATCCCACCAGCgctccgcctccaccgccatggacgcggcgccgtcgggaGCGCGCGatcggacgacgacgacgacgacgacgacgacgtacTTTGAGCAGCACCGCGAGGCGCTCATCGGTGACATTGCCATGGTATGTATGCTTGCCTACCTTGgcttccccttccccttccacTCTtcgcccctcgtcgtcccgcgCGTCTCTTCTCTGCCGCCCCTCTCCTTATGCCTACATTACGACGGaccggcgtcgcccagcccATTCCAATTGACTAACCGTTTGGCTGGGGGGTGGGAATCTTGCTCCCCCTGTGATACAGAGCTTCGagcacgtcctcgccaacaTCAATAAGCTGAACCGGtccctcgaggccgtcatcgcGGTGCGTCTATTGACCCTCTCCTAGCCTGCCTACATCCCGCCTACTCGcccgcgcacgcacgcatgcacgtACGCGGGTGGGACAAGAAAtgcgacagcggcagcggcagtaccagcagcaggggctGACAGtaaagggggagggggagggacgtGCAGGTCGGCAACGAGTTCTCATCAGTCGAGGCCCTATGGTCGCAGTTCGAAAACGTCATGGCAAAGGACCAGGAGGGGGCCGACAGTGGCAACAGgccgcagggcggcgagcagcagcagcaacgacagcagcaacaacaacgcgATGGCGAGCGGTGAAGAGCCCAGTCTGCAAGGTAGTTGGTGGGCTTGGGCGATATACCCCGTGGCGGATCGGGTCTGCGAAGAAGCACACGCGAAGCAACCACGACACAATCTTGTTACGATACCAAAGACACACACCCAATTATAAAGGTGAAATTTTATTCCCCTATGCCAGTTCCGGGGGCGGAAAAAATACAAGGCAACGCAGGAATCTTCAGCAGACAACAAAAGAAAAGCAACTGCATCAGAAAAGACGAGGCCAAACAATGAAGACgacaaaaacaaaaaaaaacaaaGAGCAAGCTCGCAGAAATGTTCAACGTCTCGTCTCTGGTGAACCGACTAGCGGTCTCGTGTGAGCCGCCGTTCCATATATGCCCACGCCCATGCCCATCATGCCCAGCCCATGCCATTTTCCTTCGGGTCCTCGCCCCTCTGTacgccggcgcgcggccatggaggagAGTCCGCGCTCTTCAGATATATTCATACTACGCTCAGCAGAGCGACAGCGCAGCAGTTATATACCATAACTCTGGGACAACGACGCCGGTGTTTGCGGGAGCAGGTCTCGTGGGGACTGCCTCGCGTCGGCCCGGTGTGTCGTCAATCCCGTCTTCCCCGACCTGCAGTTGCACCATGGCAACGGTCGGGGGCTCgtgttgtgttgtgtgtgtcCGTGTTGGTCGTAATAGGTCCAGTCGTGAAAAGACAAAAAATTTCATGCAATGGTCATTACAAGTCTGTAAAGGGCCTGCAAGTCAAGCACCCAGGCCATACGAGGCCAGTGGCGCTCTCTAtaccgccgcggccaaggcgcaggGCGCGCTCAGAGGAACTGACACTTTCTCTTCTTGCGCCTCGGAACGCCCATGCCAGGCAGAGGCGTCCGTGAACGCTCACCCGCAGAGGTCCGAGGCGGTGCCATGGCTTCCTGGTTCCTTCtgtcgttggcgacgacagTGAGGATGGCGCGCTCAAAgatctcgtcgacgccgcgcatttccttgctgctgcactCCATGTACTGGGCACCCATCTTCTTGGCGACAGTCATACCTTGCTCCGTGGTGACGGGCGTAAGACCCTGGGTCTTGAGCATGTCGATGCATGTCTTCTTATGCCGCAGGTCCGACTTGAGACCGACGAGAACGAGGGGCGTGTAGGGGCAGAAATGGAGCACTTCAGGATACCACTGTGCTGGTCAGTAGGGCAGACGAGGTAGATGGGAGCGGTGCGGCACCCATACCTTGTCGAGGACATTGTCAAGTGAGTTGGGGCAGTCGATGGCGAAGCAGACGAATATGAGATCCGTCTCCGGGTACGAAAGCGGCCGCAGCCTGTCGTACTCTTCTTGACCGGCAGTGTCCCACAGGGCGAGCTCGACTGTCTTTCCAGTGGGGGAGTGCGTCGGGTAGGTGATGTAGTTCTCAAACACAGTAGGGACGTATTTCTGtcacggcgcgcgcgcccactGTCAGTCAAAGTCGGTGCAAAGATTTGGGGCATGTTTTCTTGATCTCACCTCTGGGAAGTAACCTTGGCTGTAGCTTATGAGAAGGCAAGtcttgccgcagccgccatcgccgacaacgacaatCTTCTTGGAGTAGGTGGGCGCCTCGGTGATGTGCGTGCCAGCGGACTCGCGGCCCGAAGAGGAGCTCATAGTTGTGCTGACGGTGCCTTCGCTGGAGCGTGTGCGCTGgtcgcgacgcggcggctggtcaTATGCCGCGGGGGCGTAGTATGAGTTGTTTTGTTGTTGATACGACGCCATCATGCGCGACGATGTGTGTGAAGGGAGGAGGCCTGGAGAGGCTCGCAGAAGTGAGTCGACTGCGATGGGTCAAGCCGGCTGCGCGTATGGCTGGCGATGGGATTGATGTCTCCGAAGCGTCTGCTCGCGCGCGTCTCCGAGCGTCAAGTTAAGATgacgttgctgctgctgctgttgctgcctACCCGTTGCGATCTCCACCGGTCGTCTGGCCGCCCGCGTGTTTTTCCTGGTACGGGGCCGAAGCGACGTCGTCCGGGCTGGGCAAAAGCTTGTTATGAGGGAGCGCAAGAGAGGCTGATGGTGGCGCTTCGAGAAATGAGatgcgggtggcggcgcgatAGTTGTTGGTCAAGCCTCGAGGAGGATGTGTGTGCTTGATGGAGGGGGTGGATAGGTATGTTGAcggggccgcgacgaggcagaTGGAGTGGAGATGGGACAGATGGCCGGCGACACGAGGAAGATGGAGTTGGTAGGATGGagatggggggaggggggaatCGGGCGGGCAGAGAATGGAGAGATATGGGGGCGGTTCCGCGGAAGAGAGAGGGAACGAGAGACGATCgatcgaggagacggagcgacgacgaccgtcTTTTTGGGGGGCGGAgtggggggaggaggcggtggtcgcccttgccctcgcgcagggcaaCAGGTGGGACGCAGATGGAAAGATACGAGGCGAGGGAGACGGCCAAACCCGACAATAGAAGGGTCGGGAGGAGGGCAAAGGCAGGCCTGTGCCGCGACGGGTTGCGGGTGTGACGAGGCGACGGACACGAAACATGAGATGGAGGTGTAAACACGTTGGTGGGGCAACGccgggggaagaggggggggggggccatcGCCCGTGGCGGTGGGGGGGATGATTGGCGCTGTTCCTCAGGAGTGGTGGCATCAATTGTCCAGCGTCAAAGAGCCTCCCCAAGCGATCAaggtcgccgcctccactggGCTGGCCGACACCTGGTTCCAGCCATGCAGGGGTCGCTGCGGGCTCCATGGCGTGCCTAGCGGGCGGGGCAACCAAGTCTTCTAGGAGGGGGTTCCAAGGCACTGGGCTCGCTATGAAGAAGGCCCCTGGCCATGGATGTCCACCGCATCAATGTCCTAAGTTAGTGGAGTCTaccgctgttgctgctgctgctgctgctgctgctgctgttcagGTTCGTCTTTTTTGCGCGCTCCACCGCAAACAACCACCCTGGAACAACCCACCCAGCGAACCGACAGTGGAGTGATGGAGTGGACGGGAGGCGTGGGCTTGCCCTCCAGCGCTCGCCAGGCGGGCTGTTCCCCCCCCACTTGTCATGTGCTGTGCCACGGGCAGGCAGCGAATCCATGGACACCATCCTGGATaccttggccgcctgcccTGGACCGGCGCGGTAAAACGATTCGCCCAGCCGAGACTCCACCCGCAAAGTCGTCCAAGCTCCAACCGCACGCAAACTTCACACACGAGCTCTCTCTTCTCGCAACTCTGCCAGCAAATCTCTGCGTCGGGCACCCCTCGCGTCCAACCGCCGTCCCTTCCGCTCCTTCCAGGCGGCCAGCTCCcgtcatggcgacgacgatgcaggccctggcgccgcccagcaagTACGTCACGCTCGTCTCGGCTGATGGCTTCGAGTTCGTCGTGTTGCGCGAGGCGACCATGGTGAGCCCGATCCTCAAGGGCATGCTCGACCCGAGGAGTGCGTGACGACTTGGATCCTTCCTCTTGCCCTGCTCCTGCCAAGTGACTCACCGCAGCTTGCTCGCAGGTCAattcgccgaggccaagaacgCGCGTTGTGTCTTTCAAGAGATAAGGTGAGCGAGCAACTTTCCgtctgcacgcacgcacgcacgcacgcccgtccgtccccttCCCATGGGCTGGTATGACGAAATCTTGGCTTCGCTCATGAcgggagccgccgccacgctctCACtcactggctggctggctggttcCTCGTGATTGTCTCAGCTACACTTGACCTGACCTCGGCCTCATCTCTGGCCCCCCCAATTTCTGCTCGTCCCCGTTTCGCTGCGACTGGTTGCCCGCGGCGAGAGCTCGCAGCTGACGCCCCAACGCAGCGGCATGGTGCTTGACAAAGTGGTCGAGTACTTCCACTACTGGTACAAGTACCGCGACAGCGAAGAGGTGCCAGATCTGGACATCCCTGTCGAGCTGTGCCTCGAGCTGCTAGCGGCGGCCGACTACCTTGGCTTGGACCAGTAAGCCAGCTTTCTCTCGCCGTCATTGAGGGCCGCGCATCCTGACGTTTACGGGCAGAGCCAACATGAGCATGAAGTAACCACATACCCAGGGGGGCGTATCGTGGACACGGCGGCGTTCAGGCGTTTTGAGACACTCCTACTTGATAAACGGTTAAACCGGGAATGAATGACGATGCTCCAGTTATCCAGGGCGCTCGATCCCCGCGACCAGTGACGCAAACGTGAAGCGTGATGGCACCATTTCAGCATATGCGTTCTGCTCCTCTACTCCTCCGTGGGCCGAACGTCTATTAGAGATGGAAGATGAATGTACCTCCCCCTCACTCTGCGTTGCTCAGTTGACGCATTGGGTTTTCGCTTTTTCTGCGGGGACACATTTCCGTCGTGATATGGACTTTGACGTCTGAGTGACAGCGTCAAAGTCTGCGAACTTGTATACGCCCAGCTATTTGGCACGTGGACTGTGTCTGTCACGGACACCGATGTGCGGTGGCGCCTGCTGTGCGCCAATCTTAGCCCCAAGATGTGCATGGTGACACGATCATGAACgggccagcaggccgacgactgCGGTCCGCAAACCTGGCACCCGGGTCTGGACCGTTCCTTTGTGTCTTGCATCGTGTTGCCATATCGCTCCACGTGTACAACCCCGACGTCACTCGGACATCGTGGtaggcgtcgccgtcgatgtTTCAAACGCCAAGGTGGCTTGGGTCAAGTGCTGGTGTAAAGCGGGTCTTAGTTGACGAAATGAGAAATAATGACGACTATTTGAGCGGTGAGATGGCCATGTGCACAAGACCGTCGACGTTGGCCGCTTCACTTTCGTGATATTTATATCAAGTCGCAGTCATCCGGCCAGACGAGCCTGTCGCGGCTATTAATGTACTAACTTGATAACCGAGCCCGGCTCTGCTTTATGAGAATTCATGGCGCCACGGCCTACCGTCATCGCATTTGGTGGTCACGATTTTGAGGTGGACGATGTTGTAGATACTCATAAGGTCCACGTAAAGGTGGTTGAGAGGTGAGATGTCCCTGCAGAGCGCATTCATATGCAATGGCACTCACACCCACGTCTACTCTGCAGAGACGGCgctgttgcggcggcggatgccCTCTTGGCTGCCAACGGCCGGACGTACCACGGATACAACTCGGGCAGTATGTCTCGCTTCCTTTCTTTTGCTCATCAACTGTACTGTTGTTAACACGAAGAAGCATACTATCTGCTCAATGATGCTGTTGGTGTTGGACAGTCGTTACGGTCTTGAGCCGGGGTGCTGACAATCCATGCCACAAAGGAGGAACAGGACCGCCTCGGTAAGAGACCCGGCCCTGCAGATGCGGACTGTCATTGATTTAATGCGCTCTAGATATGCAACATGAAACCTGCCTGCTCTTGCTCGAAGGAAAGTTGGGCCTCGCTCCCGTGGTCGAGCCCAAGTACGTGCTCGATGTGGCGACTGGGACCGGTATCTGGGCCGTCGAGTACGGTATTGCCCCCTCGCCCCAAAGCCGGCATGCTGTGAGACTAGATGGCATGTTGATGTGAAACAGCTGAGAGGCATCCCgagagcgtcgtcgtcggcagtgACCTCAGCTGCATCCAGCAGgcctctcgcccgcccaacTGCTCCTTCGTGCAGCATGACGTAGAGCGCGACTCATGGGAATTGTTTGGCCGCATGTTTGACTATATACACATGCGCTTCGTCATCACCTGCTTTGACGACACCCAGGTGGTTCTGCGCCGCTGCTTTGACAATCTTCGCCCCGACGGCTACATTGAGATTTTTGACGTCTCGCACGACCCCATCGACTTTGACGGCTCCGCCCGCGGCTCGACTTTTGAGCGTTGGACCCATGAGATCCGCCGGGCCGCGCTCAAAAGGGGCCGAGACCTTACCGAGGCGAAGCAGTATCCGGCTTGGTGCCGCGACGCGGGCTTCGTGGACGTCACCGAGGAGCTCATCCCGGTGCCGTGCGGCCCCTGGGCCAAAGACCCGCGACTCAAGGCCATCGGGAGGCGATGGATGGTCACCTGGACGGGCGTGCTGAGCGCGCTCAGTAAGCTCTTCGCATCCGAGGGCTTGGTGCAGGATGGTATCGAGGGGCTCCAGGAGGAAGCGATGCGCGAGTGTCTGGATCCAAACATTCACCTCGGGTTTGTGCTGTGAGTCTTCACCAACCTGATGACAGGGCCATCTCCTCTGTTTGTTTCATTGACCAACGCTCCTTTTCATATTTAGGCGTGTTACGTATGGACGGAAGCCAGCCTAGAGGTCTTAGTTGATGTCTCGGGCGTCGCTGCTTTCTGTCAGCAAAGCTGGTACGAGCTGGTCGCATCGCAACATCCCAACGAGTGCTCTAgtgttgtccttgtcgtaTAGACACCTCAAActcttcttgtccttcttgtccttcttcttggatAATCACCTCAAactcctgctgctccctcgGCTGGTTGAACAGGTCCCAGGCGCGGTCCGCGATGAAGCGCGGGTTCAGCCGCTTCTTCTgcgggtcgacgacgccgcagacggtcacgaggccgacgtgcaCGCCCCTGGGCCCAAACTTGTGCTCCATCGACTGCGCCATGTTTCGCTGGGCCGCCTTGGTCATGGACAGGACGAAGGCTTCCGGGTCGGGTCGGTGGGGGAGGTGCGAGCCCGTGATGAGCAGCGAGGGCCGCGCGGAGGGGTCCGTCTCGGCGAGCTTGAGGAGCTGCGGGACGTAGTGCTTGGCCGTTGCGTGGAGGCTCGTGCACGTAACCTGCCGCCTGTTAGTTGACTGACTTGAGAGTTTCGTTCCATGGacaccccctccctcccgaTATAAGGCCTCGGGGGTCTCAGAGCCAAATGCGTCGAGTGGAAGAGACGAGAAGAAACAAAACACGCACCTTGAATTCCTGCTCCATGTCGACCTCGCTCGtctccagcagcgccgagggcCGGACCGTCGCGGCGTTGTAGAAGACGCACTCGGCGGGGGAGCccatgtcctcgtccatcCTGTTGAGGGTGTTGTGGAAGGCGACGTGGTCGGTGATGTCGGTCGCGTACGTGCCGACGTGGACGCCCGCGCAGccttcctgctgctgctcgacaatggcggcgcggtccctgttgagcttggcctggttgcgcgcgacgagggcgacgcggttgaagccgcgggcggcaaaggcggcggcgacgtgcgcgCCGATGCCCGGCCCGgagccgatgacgacgagcaggcggtCCTTTCGAcgcggtgatggcggcggtggcgacgacggcatggcgggcgggcgggcgggcgagtgTCTCGTTCTGTTGAACGTTTTGCCGAAGCAATAGTCGACGATATCGCGGGTATGTGTACGCACGTGGAGGGCTgaagacggggggggggggggatcaTGAAGTAGCATCCCGGCGTCGCAAGTGACGCCACAGCGTCGTACGTGATGGAGACTTTCCCGGCTTGCCTGATGGCGTCAAGCCCGGCACTCCCGGGTTGGCCTGCCCTTTCTATGTACACGGAAGCCAAGCccggcgagctgctcaaaCGACGCGGAATCTCAACCTGGCCGACGGGCTTATTCAGGTAGAGCCACCATGATGGGCGCAATGCATTTACAATCCCTTGCCTGGGATTCAATCACATGCCGCGTCAATGAccgtcaacgacggcgacgacaaagCATGACGTCGGCTCCGAACTTTGCCCCACTAATGCTCTCCGGTCCGGAAGACCCACCCGGAGATGACCCCCGGGGTCGCCCCCCACCTTCACTCGGGCGAACAACAGCAGTCGCCCGACCCCGCATCATCCCGGCAAGGCGTCCGCCGCTTCAGCCTGATCATGGCACCAGCCCCGGGGACATCATGTTCATGGACGCTCATGGGGAGAGCATGCATGACACACTTCAAAGTCGTTCCCCTCTTGTCCCCGCAGCAAAGTCTGGTTCCCTTTTTATGATTCTTCTCCTTCATTCATTTTTTGTGCTCTGTTCGTCTTCTTTTTTGGGCGCTTTTCCTTTCCGCGAAACGTGCTTGTAGCAGTCTGTTTCGAAAACAAGAGCCCGAGTGGGTGCGGGTTTCACGTTGGCGATTCTTTTGGTGGGTTCGTGGCTCGTGCTATGCCCGGTTTTGCCGGCGACCTGGTTCGAAGAAACCGTTGCTCGAGCCAAAGTCGGCGCACAGAGCTGACTTACACGCAAGAATAGACATCAGACAGATGTGAAGAGTGTCATGTATAATTTTAAGACGGCTTGAAGTATGTTTCGACATCGATATAAACCCAACGTGGAatgtcatcgtcggccatgaCTCTTTTAAAACTCGTCAAGTTTGCACTCATCAAAGCGTGGCCCAAACCCGTAAACAGCACCAAGCACAACTTATTCGAAGCCTTTGTCAGAGGAGAGTGAGACAATATGAAGCCCAGTCTCAGCGCCGTCGTGTACATCCTGTTCGCCGCAGAATCGGTCTCTGGCCGAATCCTCAAGAGGCGATATTACAAGAGGAATAACGAGGAGTATTGGGCTATGGATGGTGTGAGTTGGGCAGCAGACTtccgcccccctccccccccttggGACTGTTTCTATGCTGACGGGCCCCGCCATGAACTTGACCAGACTTGCGACGCCAAGACCAACATGTGCTCGTACAGAAAGACGTGCCACGGCGGTACAGAGTTTTGCCAATTCCCGGGCGAGCGCTGGGAAAAATTGCACTTTGACGCCAAAACATATCATAAGCCTTGTTTTGATGGCCCAAAGGAGAGGGTACGTTGAACCAGAATAGTGTCGCCAACGCGTCCTACCAGCCCCGTTCCGAGGGGTTAGGTTGGCGGCTGACAGTGCCGAGTGGCGGTCCAGCAGACAGCTCAAGCTATGATGAGACCAGCTAACAGCTATGCTTAGTGCTACCGGACTGGCGACTATTGCAACGGCCACGGGGAGAAGCATGCGCAGACTTGCACGTAGACGGGCGAGAGGATGGGCGGTGATGGGATgccttggcgagggcgtATCGGAATTTGGTGTTTGTCTGCAACAGCCACGGACGGCTTCTCCCGAGGCATCGTTGGCGTACTTTACTTGTTATGGGGCACGCACAAGCAGGTGAGCGGGGATGAGCAAGGCATGGGATGACGTGGGTAGCGGCGATCTTTCCTTGCGTTGACATCCCCCCTCTGCTCGTCAATGTTTTATACGCTGATGCAGCAAATTGGGGGTCACTTGATGTGTATCATAGGGAGTCACTTATAACAGTTCCTACTTTGGTCATGACCGGGCTGTTCACCCCCATCAATCAATCCCCCCTGCACGGCGCTCGGCCCTCCCGGCCGCGTGGATGTAGGACTCGGTTCCCGGCAAGTGCTGACAGGCGTCCAGGGTGCGCCCTTGGGGGCAATGGGGCTCTTCTGCCCCGACCTCTGCCTTGCACATGAGGAGTCCTAGGCAACAGAACAGCTGCCTCTCCGACTGGGTGAGGTGAGAGGCTCTGCGCCTGATTCGGGGACGCCATCCGGATGCGTCTTGGGCCGAGTGTGCGCGGCCTATATAGGCAGGGTGCTGCCGCCTTGCATGCGTTTGCCTTGGCCCAGGTCTATATAAAACAACCGCGtcgcccctccccgtcttACCCATCTTTCACATCAACATCGGTGCTACGCTACAAGAAACAttaaaaaagaaaaagaagaaagagaAGCACCAAAAAAAGACAGCAAATCAAGAACCTCATactccctcgtcgccatggcacGAGGCAAGCTGTCAGGTCGGCGGATCCAGCGCCCCGAGGAATTCTCGGATCCtcccgacgaggaggaacagAACGAGATGAACGCCCTGCTCACAGAAGAGGAcaagcagcggcgccaggagctcgagaagGCGCCCATGCAGGCCGAACTAAAACATCTCGAGAAGCGCTGGACCAAAAAGGGCCGCGGGTACATCACGGAGCCccgggacgacgaggagctgcccgacgacaaGTTCAACTGGTACGACAAGTTTGCCCTGTGCGTGACGCGTCGTTACAGCCGCGACAACAGTTACGTCGATAGCACGTCGCTGCAGGTCAACTCGCCGGCCCTCAAGAGGGTGCTCCGCAACGTCATAGGCCATTACCCCGGCGTATCGTTTCACACAAACGACATCTCAATCCCGTTCCCACCTCGCTGTCTCTATCACTACCGTCCCGAGttcaaggccgagctggagaggCTCGTGACCGAGGATCCCGactcggaggcggcgaggcaccTGCCGATCCTGATTGACTTCATCAACGAAGAGTTCCACGacaccatcgtcgagggGGACAACCTCCGCGACCAGGGGCTCATATCGTATGAGCACCTGTGGACCATCTTCAAGCCGGGCGTCTTGGTGTACAGCACCAAGCTTTCGCAGCCGCGAGGGTTCCAGCTCCTGTCCGCCGACTATGCCTGCGGCAGCTGCCCTGCGCTCGAGCTCTCCGTCGAGTTTGTGGACTTTGACGGGGACGGGTTCGGCACGCGCCAGGCAAGCCTCAAGATCCCGGCGTTTGGCGGGTCGGCGCCGATCCGAGGGCTCAACGTCATCCCCCTAGCGTGCAGCCCCAACGAAGCCGTCATCAGgaagcgcctcgtcgagcgcggccgTCGGTGGGAGGCCCACGCCGGCCAGCACTTCCGCCACTACcagggcatcgccatcgacgtGGATGGAAACCGGTACAACATCGACTCGAGGGTCATGATCGACGCGCGCACGTTCCACCGTCTCGAGGCGGACCATGCCTTTGGCGTGTCGGCTCTGAGCGACGGAAACAGCGACTGgtcagacgacgaggcagagCTGATCCCGACGGAGAACAAGGACTCGTTCCCCGCCCTGACGGACGAGCAGTGCctgatggcggcctcgttggTGCGCGGCTTCTCCATGACGGAGAAGAAGTTCCTCGACTTCTTCATCGACAACGTCTCGGACATTGAGTGGAACACCAAGTGCTTCGAGCAGCTCGTGCTGCCGCAGAGCCAAAAGGACCTCGTGCAGGCGCTGGTGGACGAGCACACGAAGCGCGCGACCGACCCCAACTCGGCCTTTGAGGACATCGTCAAGGGCAAGTCGCGCGGCCTGATCCTGGTGCTGCACGGGCCCCCGGGCGTGGGCAAGACGCTGACGGCCGAGTGCGTGGCCGAGTTCAGCCAGCGGCCGCTGTACATTGTCTCGTCGGGCGACCTCGACACGAACCCGTCGGTGCTGGACGAGCGGCTCGGCCGGACGCTGGACCTGGCGAGCACGTGGAAGGCGGTCctgctcatcgacgaggccgacgtcttCCTGGAGCGGCGCTCGCTGCACGACCTGCAGCGCAACGGGCTCGTCAGCATCTTCCTGCGCACCCTCGAGTACTACTCGGGCATCCTGTTCATGACGACGAACCGCGTGCGCACCTTTGACGATGCCTTCAAGTCGCGCATCCACGTCC
The genomic region above belongs to Purpureocillium takamizusanense chromosome 5, complete sequence and contains:
- the rho4 gene encoding RHO4 protein (EggNog:ENOG503NW37~COG:U); the encoded protein is MMASYQQQNNSYYAPAAYDQPPRRDQRTRSSEGTVSTTMSSSSGRESAGTHITEAPTYSKKIVVVGDGGCGKTCLLISYSQGYFPEKYVPTVFENYITYPTHSPTGKTVELALWDTAGQEEYDRLRPLSYPETDLIFVCFAIDCPNSLDNVLDKWYPEVLHFCPYTPLVLVGLKSDLRHKKTCIDMLKTQGLTPVTTEQGMTVAKKMGAQYMECSSKEMRGVDEIFERAILTVVANDRRNQEAMAPPRTSAGERSRTPLPGMGVPRRKKRKCQFL
- a CDS encoding uncharacterized protein (SECRETED:SignalP(1-20~SECRETED:cutsite=VSG-RI~SECRETED:prob=0.8318)), whose protein sequence is MKPSLSAVVYILFAAESVSGRILKRRYYKRNNEEYWAMDGTCDAKTNMCSYRKTCHGGTEFCQFPGERWEKLHFDAKTYHKPCFDGPKERCYRTGDYCNGHGEKHAQTCT
- a CDS encoding uncharacterized protein (EggNog:ENOG503Q4AT~COG:O), coding for MARGKLSGRRIQRPEEFSDPPDEEEQNEMNALLTEEDKQRRQELEKAPMQAELKHLEKRWTKKGRGYITEPRDDEELPDDKFNWYDKFALCVTRRYSRDNSYVDSTSLQVNSPALKRVLRNVIGHYPGVSFHTNDISIPFPPRCLYHYRPEFKAELERLVTEDPDSEAARHLPILIDFINEEFHDTIVEGDNLRDQGLISYEHLWTIFKPGVLVYSTKLSQPRGFQLLSADYACGSCPALELSVEFVDFDGDGFGTRQASLKIPAFGGSAPIRGLNVIPLACSPNEAVIRKRLVERGRRWEAHAGQHFRHYQGIAIDVDGNRYNIDSRVMIDARTFHRLEADHAFGVSALSDGNSDWSDDEAELIPTENKDSFPALTDEQCLMAASLVRGFSMTEKKFLDFFIDNVSDIEWNTKCFEQLVLPQSQKDLVQALVDEHTKRATDPNSAFEDIVKGKSRGLILVLHGPPGVGKTLTAECVAEFSQRPLYIVSSGDLDTNPSVLDERLGRTLDLASTWKAVLLIDEADVFLERRSLHDLQRNGLVSIFLRTLEYYSGILFMTTNRVRTFDDAFKSRIHVPLKYGELPADSRAKIWRNFLGAVGREGGSRGDGSGSGGMSAYESIGDAGIATLAEAPLNGRQIKNVVRTAKSLASHKRRRLDLEQLQQVMEIQMAFERDLDGAADGGR
- a CDS encoding uncharacterized protein (EggNog:ENOG503P43N~COG:Q), which gives rise to MPSSPPPPSPRRKDRLLVVIGSGPGIGAHVAAAFAARGFNRVALVARNQAKLNRDRAAIVEQQQEGCAGVHVGTYATDITDHVAFHNTLNRMDEDMGSPAECVFYNAATVRPSALLETSEVDMEQEFKVTCTSLHATAKHYVPQLLKLAETDPSARPSLLITGSHLPHRPDPEAFVLSMTKAAQRNMAQSMEHKFGPRGVHVGLVTVCGVVDPQKKRLNPRFIADRAWDLFNQPREQQEFEVIIQEEGQEGQEEFEVSIRQGQH
- the ELC1 gene encoding elongin C (COG:K~BUSCO:EOG09265QTV~EggNog:ENOG503P56T), whose protein sequence is MATTMQALAPPSKYVTLVSADGFEFVVLREATMVSPILKGMLDPRSQFAEAKNARCVFQEISGMVLDKVVEYFHYWYKYRDSEEVPDLDIPVELCLELLAAADYLGLDQANMSMK
- a CDS encoding uncharacterized protein (COG:H~EggNog:ENOG503PCPQ), whose product is MQHETCLLLLEGKLGLAPVVEPKYVLDVATGTGIWAVEYAERHPESVVVGSDLSCIQQASRPPNCSFVQHDVERDSWELFGRMFDYIHMRFVITCFDDTQVVLRRCFDNLRPDGYIEIFDVSHDPIDFDGSARGSTFERWTHEIRRAALKRGRDLTEAKQYPAWCRDAGFVDVTEELIPVPCGPWAKDPRLKAIGRRWMVTWTGVLSALSKLFASEGLVQDGIEGLQEEAMRECLDPNIHLGFVLRVTYGRKPA
- the DAD1 gene encoding Dolichyl-diphosphooligosaccharide-protein glycosyltransferase subunit dad1 (COG:S~EggNog:ENOG503P70A) yields the protein MASSHQRSASTAMDAAPSGARDRTTTTTTTTTYFEQHREALIGDIAMSFEHVLANINKLNRSLEAVIAVGNEFSSVEALWSQFENVMAKDQEGADSGNRPQGGEQQQQRQQQQQRDGER